In Rosa chinensis cultivar Old Blush chromosome 1, RchiOBHm-V2, whole genome shotgun sequence, a genomic segment contains:
- the LOC112181528 gene encoding scarecrow-like protein 8: MQSGFNSGNQGLPDFYAGGGRSIGSTMSNHPSQPQYQRSQLPGLFMDPTGPQIGRQTQNPHHNTAGLIGKRTLAEFQYHQHQNPYQQNLTNQQNIYLRSLKPKTTANYQHSNFQHASPISPLSPIDFSSASSYIGSENSNTSSTTSSMLSQRCRLPLLQQLRPQTVINPMFQASSSPYVNHSNTVQPLQNQIVQNRVPVSAIESEKKMNNPVSSVDSEKKMIDHRLQELEKQLLDDNDEEEEGGDAVSVITKTNSEWSETIQNLIGPNQTTQKPVSPSPTSSSSSSSSVASPATLTCSKQSLMEAASAISEGKSEAAAEILTRLTQVTNPRPNSEHRLLEFMASALKSRVNPVDNPPPVSELFTQEHAGSTQSLYELIPCFNLGFVAANLAILEATLADQSTTNKVHVIDFDIGQGCQYRHLLRALSRRPNGKSSVVKITTVPDNGGEDRLRSVRQNLSQMAKNWGVGLEFNVVSQKLSELNRESLGCEPDEPIAVNFAFKLYSMPDESVSTDNPRDELLRRVKGLAPRVVTLVEQELNTNTAPFMARVNESCAYYGALMDSVEAVANDHPDRVKAEEALSRKLANSVACEGRDRVERCEVFGKWRARMGMAGFELRRMSQSVTESLGNGLFSGNRVHPGFTVKEENGAVCFGWKSRTLTVASAWR, encoded by the coding sequence ATGCAATCAGGGTTCAATTCCGGCAATCAGGGTCTGCCGGATTTTtacgccggaggagggagatcGATCGGCAGCACCATGAGCAACCACCCTTCACAGCCTCAGTACCAGCGATCCCAGCTTCCGGGGCTGTTCATGGACCCCACTGGTCCTCAGATCGGTCGCCAAACGCAGAATCCGCACCACAATACAGCCGGGCTCATCGGAAAAAGGACTCTGGCGGAGTTTCAATATCATCAGCACCAAAACCCCTACCAGCAGAATCTGACTAACCAGCAAAATATCTATCTGCGGTCGCTCAAGCCCAAAACTACAGCCAATTATCAGCACTCAAATTTCCAACACGCTTCCCCAATCTCGCCTCTGTCACCAATTGACTTTTCATCTGCCTCATCATATATAGGTTCGGAGAATTCCAATACTTCTTCCACAACATCCTCCATGTTATCGCAGCGATGTAGGCTGCCCCTTCTTCAACAGCTCCGGCCGCAAACGGTAATTAACCCGATGTTTCAGGCATCCTCATCGCCTTACGTCAACCATAGCAACACTGTGCAGCCTCTTCAGAATCAGATTGTTCAGAACCGGGTTCCGGTTTCGGCGATCGAGTCTGAGAAGAAGATGAATAACCCGGTTTCGTCTGTTGATTCTGAGAAGAAGATGATTGACCACAGGCTACAGGAATTGGAGAAGCAGCTCCTCGATGATAacgatgaggaggaggaaggagGCGACGCCGTTTCGGTTATTACTAAGACCAACAGCGAGTGGTCCGAGACGATCCAGAATCTGATCGGTCCGAATCAGACGACCCAGAAGCCGGTCTCGCCGTCGCCCACTTCGTCGTCGTCTTCATCCTCCTCGGTGGCGTCTCCGGCGACTCTGACGTGTTCGAAGCAGTCGCTGATGGAGGCCGCATCGGCCATTTCAGAAGGGAAATCCGAGGCCGCGGCTGAGATCCTCACGCGCCTGACCCAGGTCACGAACCCGAGACCCAATTCGGAGCATAGGCTGCTTGAGTTCATGGCTTCGGCGTTGAAGTCGCGGGTCAACCCGGTGGATAATCCGCCGCCGGTGTCGGAGCTTTTTACCCAGGAACACGCCGGGTCGACCCAGTCTCTCTACGAGCTCATACCTTGCTTCAACCTCGGTTTCGTAGCCGCTAACCTGGCAATTCTGGAAGCCACATTAGCGGACCAGTCGACGACCAATAAGGTCCATGTGATTGACTTCGATATCGGGCAGGGCTGTCAGTACAGGCACCTCCTGCGCGCGCTCTCCAGGCGCCCGAATGGGAAATCATCCGTCGTCAAAATCACCACCGTTCCTGATAATGGCGGCGAGGACAGGTTGAGGTCAGTCCGTCAGAATCTGAGCCAAATGGCAAAGAATTGGGGTGTGGGTCTTGAATTCAACGTTGTGAGTCAGAAGCTGAGCGAGCTGAACCGGGAATCGCTGGGATGCGAACCGGACGAGCCGATCGCCGTGAACTTCGCTTTCAAATTGTACAGCATGCCGGACGAGAGCGTCTCCACGGACAACCCCCGAGACGAGCTCCTGCGGCGCGTGAAGGGACTCGCCCCGCGCGTGGTAACGCTGGTCGAACAAGAGCTCAACACCAACACCGCTCCATTCATGGCGCGCGTGAACGAGTCGTGCGCGTATTACGGGGCCCTGATGGACTCGGTCGAGGCTGTGGCGAATGACCACCCGGACCGAGTCAAAGCGGAGGAGGCGCTGAGTCGCAAGCTCGCGAACTCGGTCGCTTGCGAAGGGAGGGACCGCGTTGAAAGATGTGAAGTGTTTGGGAAGTGGCGGGCCCGCATGGGAATGGCTGGGTTCGAGTTAAGGAGAATGAGCCAAAGCGTGACCGAGTCGTTAGGCAATGGACTCTTTTCGGGCAACCGAGTCCACCCGGGCTTCACCGTTAAAGAAGAAAACGGAGCCGTTTGCTTCGGTTGGAAAAGCCGCACTCTCACTGTCGCATCAGCTTGGCGTTAA
- the LOC112181533 gene encoding uncharacterized protein LOC112181533 yields the protein MMNTVRVELTNSISPDLSWKVSKGYRSAPRRRKQVDKGPKSGAEPANKSTKSSSETTVSESEKLGVAVLGRRFSDKIEHVPIKKRRFMVRSPSPPPRLSSQLPENNQPGVGDLRASGQKSCSKSIAKKHTTRSDTSSVTSFTHSAVTVNESLTEPANEKPGYGEDFSGIEILAAAACNNSIHDDIGEELSREGTNASTSARPLAKTVASFSSTPMITDSEISEGRDASLETIHYSPKDVVHEDKIENSFVEDSLVKTNIGDGDDQAVASSKDVRLHWDLNVCMDAWEEPCDTVMVDPQANAVDVICIDRQSEKQPVSQDGDAQGSVEAKNPELLPVVDDVEQGLKASPDSEISYGKSGLADNALGSSKDAGVVTDNCNQDVSMDACGDNSSCVRFDNIARTPTVPVEKNGTPPASIGAQLGDTNCSGKIQLENPAITCVPVVEGVSCEMGSTVVDDDGKGSAATSSFHDDPKSPEEMTAVESCHLQKSCPEVKPVCKTEDVIKPASGASVGEGLSLVTLIVKDQVEAASQIHTVNSLQNAGSLEVMPKSSVSATKDPPADAGPSRNEQCHYGDGTAGSKVTTVDSSGVNSHLDDKDHMVANNNPTEQEVGYDSQYEDGELRESDVPYWEENEFDEVERVDYGSDTCDTDAADGSVSGKVECSEFCGVESRNINMNVQVVRGLSLGSDNMCGKVEHSTTGNALRQSSVGSKTRTSGSEQLPGDSEASSNRTAGATEGCTIRKHTGDCFDGLNGKDPAKVDGSMTSDTLNRMGTSSGRRYDSFDFSTHSEEVGSDYSMGKERSDSRMLGKSLGGVRFASRSYWDSKRRGSPSYRGSFGSSRPRPRSGIESDEYAMDPDDTFSEAAEVAGVHNRVRRQAMSYNSNRSYQPTFRRRSPDTHRGMIPMRDISPDRRRRYPQGVGRGMRDYHRPIPNELNDSSYDGPRRMTRREPSASPPGRGPYYGRPKFQSRGRSRSPLAWERNEVSRHRGSRSPDYRFDGKMERGRVPFQKNSFGAKYEAGFFSPPKRRFSPQHNSRWFDDRNGAGDHNFRGRRGGGRRFQPSQRFDSVRSRRVDSDDYFEPIVRPRFSELNSGGRECRFEGSDEDRRKPEGRFQIVHRVRRYDSEGVVRQFRYDEEDRFASRNTQNFDDCDNRGADRRPRDVYLGEQQQIENRRVTKQ from the exons ATGATGAATACAGTACGAGTAGAACTTACAAATTCTATTAGTCCAGATTTGAGTTGGAAGGTTTCAAAGGGTTACAGAAGTGCACCAAGGCGAAGGAAACAGGTTGATAAAGGACCAAAATCGGGTGCGGAGCCAGCAAATAAAAGTACTAAAAGTTCATCTGAAACAACTGTTTCTGAATCAGAGAAG CTTGGTGTGGCTGTACTTGGAAGACGGTTCAGCGACAAAATTGAACATGTGCCGATTAAGAAAAGAAGATTTATGGTCCGTTCTCCGTCACCACCCCCTCGCTTATCTTCTCAGTTACCTGAAAACAATCAACCAGGTGTGGGTGATCTACGTGCTTCAGGTCAGAAGTCATGTTCTAAATCAATTGCCAAAAAGCATACAACAAGGAGTGATACTTCTTCGGTGACTAGTTTTACTCATAGTGCTGTTACTGTTAACGAGAGTTTAACTGAGCCGGCAAATGAAAAGCCTGGTTATGGGGAGGACTTCTCTGGTATTGAGATATTGGCTGCTGCTGCCTGCAACAACAGCATACATGATGATATAGGTGAAGAATTATCACGAGAAGGGACGAATGCATCAACCTCTGCGAGGCCCTTGGCGAAAACTGTTGCATCCTTTTCATCAACGCCAATGATAACTGATTCAGAAATATCAGAAGGAAGAGATGCATCATTGGAAACAATTCATTATTCGCCTAAAGATGTAGTACATGAAGATAAAATAGAGAACTCCTTTGTTGAGGATAGCTTGGTTAAAACTAATATTGGTGACGGAGATGACCAAGCAGTAGCATCTTCAAAGGATGTTAGGTTGCACTGGGATCTAAATGTTTGTATGGATGCTTGGGAGGAGCCTTGTGATACGGTGATGGTTGATCCTCAAGCAAATGCTGTAGACGTCATCTGTATTGACAGACAGAGCGAAAAGCAGCCAGTTTCACAAGATGGTGATGCACAGGGATCCGTAGAAGCTAAGAATCCTGAACTGCTTCCTGTGGTTGATGATGTGGAACAGGGATTGAAAGCATCCCCGGACTCTGAAATAAGTTATGGTAAAAGTGGCCTGGCTGATAATGCTCTAGGATCTTCAAAAGATGCAGGTGTGGTTACAGACAATTGCAATCAGGATGTCAGCATGGATGCATGTGGTGATAATTCCTCCTGTGTTCGCTTTGACAATATTGCACGCACACCTACTGTGCCTGTAGAAAAGAATGGAACACCACCTGCCAGTATTGGTGCACAACTGGGTGACACTAACTGTTCAGGAAAGATCCAGCTCGAAAACCCTGCTATAACTTGTGTGCCTGTTGTGGAAGGGGTTTCTTGTGAGATGGGCAGCACTGTTGTAGATGATGATGGTAAGGGCTCTGCTGCAACATCCAGCTTCCATGATGATCCAAAATCCCCAGAAGAGATGACAGCGGTCGAGAGCTGTCACTTACAGAAGAGTTGTCCAGAGGTCAAGCCTGTATGCAAAACAGAAGATGTGATTAAGCCTGCATCAGGTGCATCTGTTGGTGAAGGCCTCTCTTTGGTGACTTTAATTGTAAAGGATCAGGTTGAAGCTGCATCTCAGATTCATACTGTTAATTCTCTACAAAATGCTGGGTCTCTAGAAGTAATGCCTAAATCTTCTGTGAGTGCCACAAAGGATCCTCCAGCTGATGCTGGTCCCTCCCGTAACGAGCAATGCCACTATGGTGATGGTACTGCAGGAAGTAAAGTCACTACAGTAGATTCTTCTGGTGTCAACAGTCACTTGGATGATAAGGATCACATGGTTGCCAACAACAACCCTACGGAACAGGAGGTCGGATATGATTCTCAATATGAGGACGGGGAGTTGAGGGAATCAGATGTACCTTATTGGGAGGAGAATGAATTTGACGAAGTTGAACGTGTTGATTATGGTTCTGATACATGTGACACTGATGCTGCTGATGGCTCTGTATCAGGAAAAGTGGAATGCAGTGAATTTTGCGGGGTAGAATCTAGGAACATTAACATGAACGTACAGGTTGTGCGAGGATTGAGCCTAGGTTCTGATAATATGTGTGGAAAAGTTGAACATAGTACCACTGGAAATGCTTTGAGACAATCTTCAGTGGGTTCAAAGACGAGAACTTCTGGATCTGAACAATTGCCCGGTGATTCTGAAGCTTCTTCAAACAGAACTGCAGGAGCAACTGAGGGTTGCACAATAAGAAAACATACCGGTGATTGCTTTGATGGCCTTAATGGTAAAGATCCTGCCAAAGTGGATGGATCAATGACATCTGATACCTTGAATAGGATGGGAACTTCATCTGGGAGGAG GTATGACTCTTTTGATTTCTCCACTCACTCTGAGGAGGTCGGTTCTGATTATTCCATGGGAAAGGAAAGATCTGATTCACGTATGCTTGGTAAGAGTTTGGGAGGTGTTCGTTTTGCTTCTAGGAGTTATTGGGATTCCAAACGTCGTGGATCACCATCTTATCGTGGTTCCTTTGGTTCTAGCCGCCCTAGACCAAGAAGTGGTATCGAGAGTGATGAATATGCAATGGATCCAGATGATACATTTTCAGAAGCGGCAGAGGTTGCAGGAGTTCACAATCGTGTTCGCAGACAAGCTATGAGTTATAATTCAAATCGTTCTTATCAGCCCACATTTAGAAGAAGATCCCCAGATACACATAGGGGGATGATACCTATGAGGGATATAAGTCCTGATAGGAGGAGAAGATATCCACAAGGGGTTGGTAGAGGTATGCGGGATTACCACAGGCCTATTCCCAACGAGCTCAATGACAGTTCTTATGATGGGCCACGTCGTATGACCAGGAGAGAACCAAGCGCATCTCCCCCCGGCAGGGGACCTTATTATGGTAGACCCAAGTTCCAGTCTAGAGGCAGAAGTCGATCTCCTCTTGCATGGGAACGGAATGAGGTTTCAAGACATCGTGGTAGCAGGTCCCCTGATTATAGATTTGATGGTAAAATGGAGAGGGGGAGAGTGCCCTTTCAGAAGAACAGTTTTGGAGCAAAGTATGAAGCAGGGTTCTTTTCCCCACCAAAACGTCGGTTTTCCCCACAACACAATTCAAGATGGTTTGATGATCGCAATGGTGCTGGAGATCATAATTTCAGAGGCAGGAGAGGAGGTGGAAGGAGATTCCAACCGAGCCAAAGGTTTGATTCAGTGCGTTCTCGGAGAGTGGATTCAGATGATTATTTTGAACCCATTGTTCGTCCAAGATTCTCTGAGTTGAACAGTGGTGGTAGGGAATGTAGATTTGAGGGCAGTGATGAAGATAGAAGGAAGCCTGAAGGAAGATTTCAAATTGTTCATCGTGTGCGGCGTTATGATTCTGAAGGTGTTGTGCGTCAGTTCCGTTACGATGAAGAAGATCGGTTTGCATCCCGCAATACACAGAACTTTGATGACTGCGATAATAGGGGCGCTGATCGACGGCCTCGAGATGTTTACCTAGGAGAGCAGCAGCAGATAGAGAACAGAAGGGTAACTAAGCAATAA
- the LOC112181549 gene encoding ferric reduction oxidase 2 — protein MNSSTVGGKEKKTTSSYGMKTIIGSMMMLLLMVVFVGYTMIWIMMPTNTYYLHWLPDIYVKTDSTYFGQQGAGILIYTFPILFTATLGCLLLHIRNRTADNNNQSGVFKSSWKRPVLVKGPLGIVSWIELSFLAMFIALLVWSISSYLHGMFATITLQAAAKREHVWEAKLESTALMLGLVGNICLAFLFFPVARGSSILQLIGLTSEASIKYHIWLGHLVMTIFTAHGLCYIIFWASTSQISQMLKWEKIGIANVAGEVALLAGLAMWATSFPRIRRKIFELFFYSHHLYIVFIVFFVFHVGFSYACIMLPGFYLFMIDRLLRFLQSQQKIGLVSARVLPCEVVELSFSKIPGLSYSPTSMMFLNVPGISKLQWHPFTITSSSTMDPDNLSVVIKSEGSWSHNLYEKFSSTTWPMDRLEVSVEGPYGPASNKLLRHDTLVMVSGGSGITPLISIIRELLSQANDSEKKTPQVLLITAFKKSLDLTMLDLILPASGTNLDISCLQLQIEAYVTRENQPVTHNHKPLQTIWFNPDPLDSPVSAVLGRNSWLWLGVIIATSFVIFLVLMGILTRYYIYPIDHNSNMIYSASYRSALNMLLLCVSIATTATAVFLWNKKQNSKEMGHIQAIDTPPQITTSPSARFYNAGQELESLPHQSFVQSTKVHYGTRPDLQRILWGWEGSSVGVLVSGPSKMRQEVAAICSLPLAHNLHYHSMSFSW, from the exons ATGAATTCAAGTACAGttggaggaaaagaaaaaaaaaccacttCAAGTTATGGAATGAAGACCATTATTGGATCAATGATGATGTTGCTTTTGATGGTAGTTTTTGTGGGTTACACTATGATTTGGATCATGATGCCCACAAATACTTACTATCTGCACTGGCTGCCAGACATTTATGTAAAAACAGATTCCACATATTTTGGGCAACAAG GTGCAGGCATACTTATATATACATTTCCTATCCTATTCACTGCCACTTTGGGATGTTTATTGCTTCATATAAGAAACAGAACTGCGGATAATAACAACCAAAG TGGGGTCTTCAAGTCATCATGGAAACGACCAGTGCTGGTGAAAGGCCCTCTTGGAATTGTTTCATGGATAGAGCTCTCCTTCCTAGCAATGTTCATTGCTCTACTTGTCTGGTCCATCTCTTCTTACTTGCATGGTATGTTTGCAACCATCACCCTACAAGCCGCAGCAAAGCGAGAGCATGT GTGGGAAGCAAAGTTAGAAAGTACAGCACTAATGCTAGGCCTAGTTGGGAACATCTGTCTGGCTTTTCTCTTCTTCCCTGTGGCGCGAGGGTCTTCGATTCTACAGCTGATTGGCCTTACATCAGAAGCAagtatcaagtatcatatttgGCTCGGCCATCTTGTCATGACTATCTTCACGGCTCACGGTTTATGTTACATAATATTCTGGGCCAGCACAAGTCAAATTTCACAG ATGCTCAAATGGGAGAAGATTGGAATTGCAAATGTTGCTGGAGAAGTGGCATTGCTGGCTGGATTAGCCATGTGGGCTACAAGCTTCCCTCGCATAAGGCGCAAGATCTTCGAGCTCTTTTTCTACTCTCATCACCTCTACATTGTCTTCATTGTCTTCTTCGTGTTCCATGTGGGCTTCTCCTACGCCTGCATAATGCTTCCGGGCTTTTACCTCTTCATGATTGATAGGCTGTTGCGCTTCTTGCAATCCCAACAAAAAATTGGTCTTGTTTCAGCCCGTGTCCTGCCTTGTGAGGTTGTTGAGTTGAGCTTCTCCAAGATACCAG GACTGAGCTATTCTCCAACAAGCATGATGTTTCTAAATGTACCTGGAATTTCCAAGCTGCAATGGCACCCTTTTACCATTACTTCCAGCAGCACTATGGATCCTGACAACCTAAGCGTCGTCATCAAAAGCGAAGGAAGTTGGTCTCACAATTTATATGAGAAGTTTTCATCAACCACTTGGCCTATGGACCGCCTCGAGGTCTCAGTGGAAGGACCCTATGGACCTGCCTCTAACAAACTCCTAAG GCACGATACACTAGTGATGGTGAGTGGAGGAAGCGGCATTACTCCATTGATATCCATAATCCGAGAGCTCCTATCTCAAGCCAATGACTCAGAAAAGAAGACTCCACAAGTTCTGCTCATAACTGCCTTCAAAAAATCACTAGACCTCACTATGTTAGACCTCATCCTCCCAGCTTCGGGCACAAATTTGGACATTTCTTGCTTGCAATTACAGATTGAAGCTTACGTGACGAGAGAGAACCAACCCGTAACACATAACCACAAGCCTCTGCAAACAATATGGTTCAACCCAGACCCATTGGACTCACCAGTTTCTGCAGTATTAGGCCGAAACAGTTGGCTTTGGCTTGGAGTGATCATAGCAACCTCCTTCGTCATTTTCCTCGTGCTAATGGGAATCCTCACACGATATTACATATACCCCATTGACCATAACTCTAATATGATATACTCTGCCTCTTATAGATCTGCCTTAAACATGTTATTGCTATGTGTTTCCATAGCCACAACTGCAACTGCAGTTTTCCTATGGAATAagaaacaaaattcaaaggAGATGGGACATATTCAAGCCATAGACACACCACCACAGATTACTACTTCACCAAGCGCTCGGTTTTACAATGCTGGTCAAGAACTTGAAAGTCTTCCCCACCAGTCCTTTGTCCAATCGACAAAGGTGCACTATGGCACAAGGCCGGATCTTCAAA GGATATTATGGGGCTGGGAAGGATCAAGCGTTGGGGTTCTTGTTAGCGGACCAAGCAAGATGAGGCAAGAAGTGGCGGCGATATGTTCATTGCCATTGGCCCACAACCTACATTACCATTCCATGAGCTTCAGCTGGTAG